In Candidatus Parvarchaeota archaeon, the genomic stretch TATGGGCAAAGCCCGTTTTCCATTACAAATTTAAACCTAGCCTGCAAACTATTCCCATGAGCCTAAAAAGAGTCGGATTTGGAATGCCGCAATCTTCTGCAGGCATACTTGGGATTTCAATCGGTGAAAACCTCCAGGGCCTCAAGATGGACCCGCGCATGGTAGTTATTTTCACGGCTGTTTTTGTGCTTGCCGTAATCGTGCTTGGCAAGGCCTTTGGCCAGTAGGCTCAGCCAAGCAGCTTTCTGGCTGCGACATTTACCTTTTTCTTGTCTTCCTCCCTGCAGCACACTATTATGTTCTGCCTGCTGCCTGCCGCTTTCTCA encodes the following:
- a CDS encoding preprotein translocase subunit Sec61beta, with the translated sequence MSLKRVGFGMPQSSAGILGISIGENLQGLKMDPRMVVIFTAVFVLAVIVLGKAFGQ